A single genomic interval of Pseudodesulfovibrio sp. S3 harbors:
- the nusG gene encoding transcription termination/antitermination protein NusG produces the protein MDATLEQAAPRTRWYIVHTYSGFEQRVEQTVREMMRTGQDKGLIEEVVMPTEKIVEMVKGERKTSTRKFYPGYIMIKMILTDDSWHLIQSIPRVTGFVGGKNRPTPMRDSEAENILNMMESRQEKPRPKFNFERGDEVRVIDGPFSGFNGVVEEVNYDKGKLKVSVSIFGRQTPVELDFVQVDKG, from the coding sequence AGCTGCACCTCGCACCCGCTGGTACATCGTTCACACCTACTCTGGATTTGAGCAGCGTGTCGAACAGACCGTCCGCGAGATGATGCGCACAGGACAGGACAAGGGCCTCATTGAAGAGGTCGTCATGCCCACCGAAAAGATCGTCGAAATGGTCAAGGGTGAGCGCAAGACGTCTACACGCAAGTTCTATCCTGGATACATCATGATCAAGATGATTCTGACTGATGATTCCTGGCATCTCATCCAGTCCATTCCGCGTGTGACCGGATTCGTTGGCGGTAAGAACCGTCCGACCCCCATGCGTGATAGTGAGGCGGAGAATATCCTCAACATGATGGAAAGCCGCCAGGAGAAACCCCGTCCCAAGTTCAATTTCGAACGAGGTGACGAGGTGAGGGTCATCGACGGCCCATTCAGCGGCTTCAACGGTGTTGTGGAAGAAGTCAATTACGACAAGGGTAAACTCAAAGTATCCGTCTCTATCTTCGGGCGTCAGACTCCAGTGGAGCTGGATTTTGTCCAGGTGGACAAGGGATAG
- the rplK gene encoding 50S ribosomal protein L11, with amino-acid sequence MAKKELGKIKLQIPAGSANPSPPVGPALGQHGVNIMEFCKAFNARTQDQKGLIIPVVITVYADRSFDFITKTPPAAVLLLKAAKLEKGSSEPNKEKVGKVTKAQLKEIAELKMVDLNANDLEHAMLQIEGTARSMGIEVKG; translated from the coding sequence ATGGCCAAGAAAGAATTAGGAAAGATTAAACTGCAGATTCCCGCTGGCAGTGCAAACCCCTCCCCGCCGGTCGGTCCGGCTTTGGGTCAGCACGGCGTGAACATCATGGAATTCTGCAAGGCGTTCAACGCCAGGACACAGGACCAGAAAGGTCTCATCATCCCGGTGGTCATCACCGTGTATGCAGACCGTTCCTTCGATTTTATCACCAAGACCCCTCCGGCGGCCGTACTGTTGCTCAAGGCAGCCAAGCTGGAAAAGGGCTCCAGTGAACCCAACAAGGAAAAAGTCGGCAAGGTCACCAAGGCTCAGCTCAAGGAGATCGCCGAACTGAAGATGGTTGATTTGAATGCCAATGATCTCGAACACGCCATGCTTCAGATTGAGGGTACAGCCCGCAGCATGGGTATCGAAGTCAAGGGTTAG
- the rplA gene encoding 50S ribosomal protein L1 produces MPKHGKKYRNAVGDRDIALRVDVEEGVKAAVAAAFAKFDETVDVAINLGVDPKYSDQMIRGAVSLPNGLGKDIRVAVFCKGEKENEAKEAGADFYGSDELVEKIQGGWLDFDKAVATPDMMAVVGKIGRVLGPRGMMPNAKTGTVTMDVAKAVTELKAGKVEFKVDKAGVLHAPIGKVSFGPEKLLENLRALLDTVMRLKPSSAKGTYMKAMAVSSTMGPGVKVDPLTIRKFLEV; encoded by the coding sequence ATGCCTAAGCATGGAAAAAAATACCGCAACGCTGTTGGTGACCGTGATATCGCTTTGCGTGTTGATGTCGAAGAGGGCGTGAAGGCCGCTGTCGCAGCAGCCTTTGCCAAGTTCGACGAGACCGTTGATGTCGCCATCAACCTCGGCGTGGATCCCAAGTATTCCGATCAGATGATCCGTGGCGCTGTCAGCCTGCCCAATGGGCTTGGCAAAGACATACGTGTCGCTGTCTTCTGTAAGGGTGAAAAGGAAAATGAGGCCAAGGAAGCCGGTGCCGATTTCTACGGTTCCGACGAACTGGTCGAGAAGATCCAGGGCGGCTGGTTGGATTTCGACAAGGCTGTCGCCACCCCTGACATGATGGCCGTGGTCGGTAAGATCGGTCGTGTGCTCGGACCCCGTGGCATGATGCCCAACGCCAAGACCGGCACCGTGACCATGGATGTGGCCAAGGCCGTCACCGAACTCAAGGCCGGTAAGGTCGAGTTCAAGGTTGACAAGGCCGGTGTGCTGCACGCCCCCATTGGTAAGGTCTCCTTTGGCCCGGAAAAGCTCCTTGAGAATCTCAGGGCGCTGCTGGACACCGTCATGCGTCTCAAACCTTCCTCTGCGAAGGGAACGTACATGAAGGCGATGGCTGTTTCGTCCACCATGGGACCTGGTGTCAAGGTTGATCCCTTGACCATCCGGAAATTCCTGGAAGTTTAA
- the rplJ gene encoding 50S ribosomal protein L10 — MNRQEKAQIIEQLHEKASRASIAVVTDFKGISVEEITKLRSKCFEVGVDYQVVKNTLARLALKDTDHGELSEHLKENCAIALGYDDPVALAKALADYAKTNKKFALRFGTLEGQFLDSDAVKELSKMPSKPELLSSVLGTMQAVPRNFVCLFANIERKFLYALTAIKEQKEAA, encoded by the coding sequence ATGAACAGGCAAGAAAAGGCCCAGATCATCGAGCAGCTGCACGAAAAAGCTTCGCGCGCCAGCATCGCCGTCGTCACCGATTTCAAGGGGATTTCCGTCGAGGAAATCACCAAATTGCGCTCCAAGTGCTTTGAAGTCGGCGTCGACTACCAAGTCGTCAAGAATACCCTGGCCCGGTTGGCTCTCAAGGATACCGATCACGGTGAATTGAGCGAACACCTTAAAGAGAACTGCGCTATTGCGCTTGGGTACGACGATCCCGTCGCCCTTGCCAAGGCGTTGGCCGACTACGCAAAGACGAACAAGAAGTTCGCCCTGCGTTTCGGTACTCTGGAAGGCCAGTTTCTTGACAGCGATGCAGTAAAGGAACTTTCCAAGATGCCCAGCAAGCCTGAGCTCTTGAGTTCCGTACTCGGCACTATGCAGGCAGTACCCCGCAATTTCGTGTGCTTGTTCGCAAACATCGAACGCAAGTTCCTGTACGCCTTGACCGCAATCAAGGAACAGAAAGAAGCTGCGTAA
- the rplL gene encoding 50S ribosomal protein L7/L12 translates to MADITKEQVVEFIGNMTVLELSAFIKELEEVFGVEAAAPAAAMMMAPAAGGEAAADEEQTEFNVVLTNAGGNKIAVIKAVRALTGLGLKEAKAVVDEAPKAIKEGVSKDEADEAAKQLQEAGAEVEVK, encoded by the coding sequence ATGGCTGATATCACCAAAGAACAGGTTGTCGAATTCATTGGCAACATGACCGTCCTGGAGCTTTCCGCATTCATCAAAGAGCTGGAAGAAGTCTTCGGCGTGGAAGCTGCCGCTCCGGCCGCTGCCATGATGATGGCTCCCGCTGCCGGCGGCGAAGCTGCTGCCGATGAAGAGCAGACCGAATTCAACGTTGTGCTGACCAATGCCGGTGGCAACAAGATCGCCGTCATCAAGGCTGTCCGCGCCCTCACCGGCCTGGGCCTGAAAGAAGCCAAGGCAGTTGTCGACGAAGCCCCCAAGGCAATCAAGGAAGGCGTTTCCAAGGATGAGGCTGACGAGGCCGCCAAGCAGCTTCAAGAAGCTGGCGCCGAAGTTGAAGTTAAGTAA